One genomic region from Streptomyces sp. NBC_01304 encodes:
- a CDS encoding DEAD/DEAH box helicase, translating to MTEAHTALTRLPAVFLPAPLPRDGRLAFWDPAGGELPEAASARHEELTVVRRHGRGVRSASVPALTLPVEDALPVLLAAAHRPGAHPATVCWGAAAGLALHLVARGRLLPGLTPEDCDAWRAGPLDATDIAHLRAIAAALPYEGHATPLHGVKPLQLPEPEALLRSCLDAIADTLPRTPAAAFAAGRPFAARDAVWLPGARDWAAEAAAGMDAGVRISLRLDLSGYGLFDRTDDEERAAGAAVVQVHSLADPTLVLDAAELWAGEGDATFGPRARVDAALALRRAARVWPPLERLGEQDTPDVLALSEGELYDLLGVAASRLGAAGVAVHWPRDLAQDLSATAIVRSAPGSSTDGTGFLEAEQLLEFRWQLALGGDPLSEAEMDALAESHRPMVRLRDQWVLVDPALVRKARKRELGLLDPVDALSTALTGTAEVDGETVEAVPVGALAALRDRLTSGLAPAEPPPGLDAQLRDYQLRGLAWLDQMTSLGLGGCLADDMGLGKTITVIALHLRRARREPTLVVCPASLLGNWQREVARFAPGVPVRRYHGTDRTLEDLDGGFVLTTYATMRAGAPRLAQQAWGMVVADEAQHVKNPFSATAKALRTIPTPARIALTGTPVENNLSELWALLDWTTPGLLGPLKSFRSRHARSVEGGEDDDAIARLASLIRPFLLRRKKSDPGIVPELPPKTETDHPVPLTREQASLYEAVVRESLVAIEMADGIARRGLVLKLLGALKQICNHPAQYLKEGETARLEGRSGKLALLDELLDTILAEDGSALIFTQYVGMARLIGAHLAARAVPAELLHGGTPVAEREHLVDRFQSGATPVLVLSLKAAGTGLNLTRAGHVIHFDRWWNPAVEEQATDRAYRIGQTQPVQVHRLITEGTVEDRIADMLTAKRALADAVLGSGESALTELTDRELSDLISLRRPS from the coding sequence ATGACCGAAGCACACACGGCGCTGACCCGGCTGCCGGCGGTCTTCCTGCCCGCGCCCCTGCCCAGGGACGGGCGGCTGGCCTTCTGGGATCCGGCCGGCGGGGAGCTGCCGGAGGCGGCCTCGGCCCGGCACGAGGAGCTGACGGTCGTACGTCGCCACGGCAGGGGCGTCCGCAGCGCATCCGTGCCCGCCCTCACCCTCCCCGTCGAGGACGCACTGCCCGTACTGCTCGCCGCGGCGCACCGCCCCGGCGCCCATCCGGCCACCGTCTGCTGGGGCGCGGCGGCCGGCCTCGCCCTGCACCTGGTGGCCCGCGGCCGACTGCTGCCCGGGCTCACGCCCGAAGACTGCGACGCCTGGCGGGCCGGACCCCTGGACGCTACGGACATCGCGCACCTGCGGGCGATCGCCGCCGCCCTTCCTTACGAGGGACACGCCACGCCCCTCCACGGCGTCAAGCCCCTCCAACTGCCCGAACCCGAAGCCCTGTTGCGTTCCTGCCTAGACGCGATCGCCGACACCCTGCCGCGCACGCCGGCTGCCGCGTTCGCCGCGGGGCGGCCGTTCGCGGCGCGGGACGCGGTGTGGCTGCCGGGCGCGCGGGACTGGGCGGCCGAGGCCGCGGCCGGGATGGACGCGGGCGTCCGCATCTCGCTCCGCCTCGACCTGTCGGGGTACGGCCTGTTCGACCGCACGGACGACGAGGAGCGCGCCGCGGGCGCCGCCGTCGTCCAGGTGCACAGCCTCGCCGACCCGACACTGGTCCTCGACGCGGCGGAGCTCTGGGCGGGCGAAGGAGATGCCACCTTCGGGCCGCGGGCCCGGGTGGACGCGGCCCTCGCGCTGCGCCGCGCCGCGCGCGTGTGGCCACCGCTGGAGCGGCTGGGCGAGCAGGACACCCCGGACGTACTGGCTCTGTCCGAGGGCGAGTTGTACGACCTCCTCGGTGTCGCCGCGAGCCGGCTCGGCGCGGCGGGGGTCGCCGTGCACTGGCCACGCGATCTGGCCCAGGACCTCAGCGCCACCGCGATCGTCCGGTCCGCACCCGGCTCCTCGACCGACGGCACCGGCTTCCTCGAAGCCGAGCAACTTCTGGAGTTCCGCTGGCAGTTGGCGCTCGGCGGGGACCCGCTCAGCGAGGCCGAGATGGACGCGCTCGCCGAGTCGCACCGCCCCATGGTGCGCCTGCGCGACCAGTGGGTCCTGGTCGACCCGGCCCTGGTCCGCAAGGCCCGCAAGCGCGAACTGGGCCTGCTCGACCCGGTCGACGCGCTGTCCACCGCGCTCACCGGCACCGCGGAGGTCGACGGCGAGACGGTCGAGGCGGTGCCCGTCGGCGCGCTCGCCGCGCTCCGCGACCGGCTCACCTCGGGCCTCGCCCCGGCCGAACCCCCACCGGGCCTCGACGCCCAGCTGCGCGACTACCAGCTGCGCGGCCTGGCCTGGCTCGACCAGATGACCTCACTCGGCCTCGGCGGCTGCCTCGCCGACGACATGGGCCTCGGCAAGACCATCACCGTCATCGCCCTCCACCTGCGCCGGGCCCGCCGCGAACCGACCCTCGTGGTCTGCCCGGCCTCCCTGCTCGGCAACTGGCAGCGGGAGGTGGCCCGTTTCGCCCCCGGCGTCCCCGTGCGCCGCTACCACGGCACGGACCGCACCCTGGAGGACCTCGACGGCGGCTTCGTCCTCACCACGTACGCCACGATGCGCGCCGGGGCTCCCCGCCTTGCCCAGCAGGCCTGGGGCATGGTCGTGGCCGACGAGGCCCAGCACGTGAAGAACCCCTTCTCGGCCACGGCCAAGGCCCTGCGCACGATCCCGACCCCGGCCCGAATCGCCCTCACCGGCACCCCCGTCGAGAACAACCTCTCCGAACTCTGGGCCCTGCTCGACTGGACCACCCCCGGCCTGCTCGGCCCGCTCAAGTCGTTCCGCTCCCGGCACGCGCGTTCGGTGGAGGGCGGCGAGGACGACGACGCGATCGCTCGCCTGGCCTCGCTGATCCGCCCGTTCCTCCTGCGCCGCAAGAAGTCCGACCCGGGGATCGTCCCCGAACTCCCGCCCAAGACGGAGACCGACCACCCGGTCCCGCTCACCCGCGAACAGGCCTCGCTGTACGAGGCGGTGGTCCGCGAGTCCCTGGTGGCGATCGAGATGGCCGACGGCATCGCCCGGCGCGGCCTCGTCCTGAAGCTGCTCGGCGCGCTCAAGCAGATCTGCAACCACCCGGCGCAGTACCTGAAGGAGGGCGAGACGGCCCGCCTGGAGGGGCGATCGGGCAAACTCGCCCTCCTCGACGAGCTGTTGGACACGATCCTCGCCGAGGACGGTTCCGCGCTGATCTTCACGCAGTACGTGGGGATGGCCCGCCTGATCGGCGCCCACCTCGCCGCCCGCGCGGTCCCTGCGGAGCTGCTGCACGGCGGCACACCGGTCGCCGAACGCGAACACCTGGTGGACCGCTTCCAGTCCGGCGCGACCCCGGTTCTCGTGCTCTCCCTGAAGGCGGCGGGCACCGGTCTGAACCTCACCCGCGCGGGCCACGTCATCCACTTCGACCGCTGGTGGAACCCCGCGGTCGAGGAGCAGGCCACGGACCGCGCGTACCGCATCGGCCAGACCCAGCCCGTCCAGGTCCACCGCCTCATCACCGAAGGCACGGTCGAGGACCGCATCGCCGACATGCTCACCGCCAAGCGGGCGTTGGCGGACGCGGTGCTCGGCTCCGGCGAGTCGGCCCTCACCGAACTGACCGACCGCGAGCTCTCCGACCTCATCTCGCTCCGGAGGCCGTCATGA
- a CDS encoding sugar kinase, whose protein sequence is MNPPSSPSVPRQSPPPDEPPRQPAEDRKHMIRRRWITAIIIVLLIGVPAGYLAISAAQSRDSGRDKEKKYAATGLTEGWPSKVQRRIYEVPIPGYSLKVAYYETNNWRTSRLYVQFYTSNEGLDRFLQQIGANSDELEDGRITISERDRKVVGWEFSGPGPWSGLIHDNPNPRPTQHVTVDRSNPQHPMVYVVSTATP, encoded by the coding sequence ATGAACCCGCCCTCGTCGCCTTCCGTGCCCCGCCAGTCCCCGCCTCCGGACGAGCCGCCCCGGCAGCCCGCGGAGGACCGGAAGCACATGATCCGCCGCCGCTGGATCACCGCGATCATCATCGTGCTGCTGATCGGCGTGCCCGCGGGCTATCTCGCGATCTCGGCCGCGCAGAGCCGCGACAGCGGCCGCGACAAGGAGAAGAAGTACGCCGCGACCGGCCTCACCGAGGGCTGGCCGTCGAAGGTCCAGCGGCGCATCTACGAGGTGCCGATCCCCGGCTACTCCCTCAAGGTCGCCTACTACGAGACGAACAACTGGCGCACCAGCCGCCTGTACGTCCAGTTCTATACGAGCAACGAAGGCCTCGACCGGTTCCTGCAGCAGATCGGCGCGAACTCCGACGAGCTGGAGGACGGCAGGATCACCATCAGCGAGCGCGACCGCAAGGTCGTCGGCTGGGAGTTCTCGGGCCCCGGCCCCTGGTCGGGACTGATCCACGACAACCCCAACCCGCGCCCCACCCAGCACGTCACCGTCGACCGCTCCAACCCGCAGCACCCCATGGTGTACGTCGTCTCGACGGCGACGCCCTGA
- a CDS encoding ROK family glucokinase: MSTYRDLAHRGSARATVLRTVGTRERRSHLTAPRVPTVGIDIGGTKVMAGVVDADGNILEKLRTETPDKSKSPKVVEDTICELVLDLSDRHDVHAVGIGAAGWVDADRNRVLFAPHLSWRNEPLRDSLQSRLAVPVMVDNDANTAAWAEWRFGAGRGEDHLVMITLGTGIGGAILEDGQVKRGKFGVAGEFGHMQVVPGGHRCPCGNRGCWEQYSSGNALVREARELAAADSPVAYNIIERVQGHIPDITGPLITQLAREGDAMCVELLQDIGQWLGVGIANLAAALDPSCFVIGGGVSAADDLLIVPARDAFRRHLTGRGYRPEARIAKAQLGPEAGMVGAADLARLVARRFRRANRRRVERYERYERYAQAIRTNRTTRETDK; this comes from the coding sequence ATGAGCACCTACCGCGATCTGGCCCACCGCGGCTCCGCACGGGCCACGGTCCTGCGCACCGTCGGCACGCGCGAACGCCGCTCGCACCTCACCGCCCCCCGCGTGCCCACCGTCGGCATCGACATCGGCGGTACGAAGGTGATGGCGGGCGTGGTCGACGCGGACGGCAACATCCTGGAGAAGCTCCGCACGGAGACCCCGGACAAGTCCAAGAGCCCCAAGGTCGTCGAGGACACCATCTGCGAGCTGGTCCTCGACCTCTCCGACCGGCACGACGTGCACGCGGTCGGCATCGGCGCCGCGGGCTGGGTCGACGCCGACCGCAACCGCGTCCTCTTCGCCCCGCACCTCTCCTGGCGCAACGAACCCCTGCGGGACTCCCTCCAGTCCCGCCTCGCCGTCCCGGTCATGGTCGACAACGACGCCAACACCGCAGCCTGGGCCGAGTGGCGCTTCGGCGCCGGCCGGGGCGAGGACCACCTGGTCATGATCACGCTCGGCACCGGAATCGGCGGCGCCATCCTGGAGGACGGCCAGGTCAAGCGCGGCAAGTTCGGCGTCGCGGGCGAGTTCGGCCATATGCAGGTCGTCCCCGGCGGCCACCGCTGCCCGTGCGGCAACCGCGGCTGCTGGGAGCAGTACAGCTCGGGCAACGCCCTGGTCCGCGAGGCCCGCGAACTCGCCGCCGCCGACTCCCCGGTCGCGTACAACATCATCGAACGCGTACAGGGCCACATCCCGGACATCACCGGCCCCCTCATCACCCAGCTGGCCCGCGAGGGCGACGCGATGTGCGTCGAGCTCCTTCAGGACATCGGCCAGTGGCTCGGCGTCGGCATCGCCAACCTCGCCGCCGCCCTCGACCCGTCCTGCTTCGTCATCGGCGGCGGCGTCAGCGCCGCCGACGACCTGCTGATCGTGCCCGCGCGGGACGCGTTCCGCCGCCATCTCACGGGCCGCGGCTACCGCCCCGAGGCCCGCATCGCCAAGGCCCAGCTCGGCCCGGAGGCCGGCATGGTCGGCGCGGCCGATCTGGCCCGCCTTGTGGCCCGCCGCTTCCGCCGCGCCAACCGCCGCCGCGTGGAGCGCTACGAACGTTACGAGCGGTACGCCCAGGCCATCCGCACCAACCGCACCACCAGGGAAACCGACAAATGA
- a CDS encoding ATP-binding cassette domain-containing protein, giving the protein MGAQACGGHQMTTPSKDAQDAQDVQGAQDVQDQGAPLIELDDVSKYYGNIRALEGVSLKVHAGEVTCVLGDNGAGKSTLIKIIAGLHQHDAGTFRIEGAETRLANPRDALDRGIATVYQDLAVVPLMPVWRNFFLGSEPTRGAGPFKRLDVETMRRTTREELLRMGIDLRDVDQPIGTLSGGERQCVAIARAVYFGAKVLVLDEPTAALGVKQSGVVLKYVAAARDAGLGVVLITHNPHHAYLVGDRFVLLKRGTMAGSHLRSEIGLDELTRQMAGGSELEELSHELERAPVPPLPGEASAAGKSGPAGG; this is encoded by the coding sequence CTGGGTGCGCAAGCGTGCGGAGGCCACCAAATGACGACCCCCTCCAAGGACGCCCAGGACGCGCAGGACGTGCAGGGCGCGCAGGACGTGCAGGACCAGGGCGCGCCGCTCATCGAGCTGGATGACGTCAGTAAGTACTACGGCAACATCCGCGCCCTGGAGGGCGTCTCGCTCAAGGTGCACGCGGGCGAGGTCACCTGCGTACTCGGTGACAACGGCGCGGGCAAGTCCACCCTCATCAAGATCATCGCGGGTCTGCACCAGCACGACGCGGGCACTTTCCGCATCGAGGGAGCCGAGACGCGTCTCGCCAACCCGCGCGACGCCCTGGACCGCGGCATCGCCACGGTCTACCAGGACCTCGCGGTCGTCCCGCTGATGCCGGTCTGGCGGAACTTCTTCCTCGGCTCCGAGCCGACGCGCGGGGCGGGCCCCTTCAAGCGCCTCGACGTCGAGACGATGCGCCGCACCACGCGCGAGGAACTTCTGCGCATGGGCATCGACCTGCGCGACGTCGACCAGCCCATCGGCACCCTGTCCGGCGGCGAGCGCCAGTGCGTGGCGATCGCCCGCGCGGTCTACTTCGGCGCCAAGGTCCTCGTCCTGGACGAGCCCACGGCCGCGCTCGGCGTCAAGCAGTCGGGCGTGGTCCTCAAGTACGTCGCAGCCGCCCGGGACGCGGGTCTCGGCGTGGTCCTGATCACACACAACCCGCACCACGCCTACCTGGTCGGCGACCGCTTCGTCCTCCTCAAGCGCGGCACGATGGCCGGCAGTCACCTCAGGTCGGAGATCGGCCTCGACGAGCTGACGCGGCAGATGGCGGGCGGCTCCGAGCTGGAGGAGCTGAGCCACGAGCTGGAGCGGGCGCCGGTACCGCCGCTGCCCGGCGAAGCCAGTGCTGCGGGCAAGTCCGGTCCGGCCGGGGGCTGA
- a CDS encoding ABC transporter permease — translation MTATAPAPAPTPGKTTDERLLQTSLWRKLLARPELGAVMGAVAVFVFFSFAADSFLRPASLSTVLYAASTLGIMAVPVALLMIGGEFDLSAGVLVTSSALTSSMFSYQMTANVWVGVFVSLLVTLAIGVFNGFMLTRTKLPSFIVTLGTFLMLTGLNLGLTKLISGTVQTKSIADMQGFSSAEKVFASEISIGGVDFKITILWWLALVAVATWILLRTRWGNWIFAVGGNGDAARAVGVPVTKTRIGLYMAVAFGAWIAGQHLLFSFARVQSGEGVGNELIYIVAAVIGGCLITGGYGSAIGSAFGALIFGMVSKGIVFAEWNADWYKFFLGAMLLLATLLNHWVRKRAEATK, via the coding sequence ATGACAGCGACCGCCCCGGCACCGGCCCCCACGCCCGGCAAGACGACCGACGAACGCCTCCTGCAGACCTCCCTGTGGCGCAAGCTGCTCGCCCGGCCGGAGCTGGGCGCGGTGATGGGCGCCGTCGCCGTCTTCGTCTTCTTCTCCTTCGCCGCGGACAGCTTCCTGCGCCCCGCGAGCCTCAGCACCGTCCTGTACGCGGCCTCGACGCTCGGCATCATGGCGGTGCCGGTGGCCCTGCTGATGATCGGCGGCGAGTTCGACCTGTCGGCCGGTGTGCTGGTCACCAGCTCGGCGCTGACCTCGTCGATGTTCAGCTACCAGATGACCGCGAACGTCTGGGTGGGCGTCTTCGTCTCACTCCTGGTCACGCTCGCCATCGGCGTCTTCAACGGCTTCATGCTGACCCGTACCAAACTGCCGAGCTTCATCGTCACCCTCGGCACGTTCCTGATGCTGACCGGCCTGAACCTCGGCCTCACCAAGCTCATCAGCGGCACCGTGCAGACGAAGTCGATCGCCGACATGCAGGGTTTCTCCTCGGCCGAGAAGGTCTTCGCCTCCGAGATCTCCATCGGCGGCGTCGACTTCAAGATCACGATCCTGTGGTGGCTGGCCCTGGTCGCCGTCGCCACCTGGATCCTGCTGCGCACCCGCTGGGGCAACTGGATCTTCGCGGTGGGCGGCAACGGCGACGCCGCGCGCGCCGTCGGCGTCCCCGTCACCAAGACCCGGATCGGCCTCTACATGGCCGTCGCGTTCGGCGCCTGGATCGCGGGCCAGCACCTGCTGTTCTCGTTCGCCAGGGTCCAGTCCGGCGAGGGCGTCGGCAACGAGCTGATCTACATCGTCGCGGCCGTCATCGGCGGCTGCCTCATCACCGGCGGCTACGGTTCGGCGATCGGCTCCGCCTTCGGCGCGCTGATCTTCGGCATGGTCAGCAAGGGCATCGTCTTCGCCGAGTGGAACGCCGACTGGTACAAGTTCTTCCTCGGAGCGATGCTGCTCCTCGCGACCCTGCTCAACCACTGGGTGCGCAAGCGTGCGGAGGCCACCAAATGA
- a CDS encoding substrate-binding domain-containing protein produces the protein MARVRTWVGIAMAAVLGASITGCSSTGGKRAEDARKAAQAQAQGQSAVNTPKWTFAMVTHSGDGDSFWDIVQSGAQQAANKDNINFLYAHDDQAQQQAQLVQSYIDKKVDGLVVTLAKPDAMKDVLANAKKAGIPVITVNSGSAESKEFGALSHIGQDETIAGEAVGDELNKRGRKKAVCVLHEQGNVGHEQRCAGAKKTFKGELQNLYVDGTNMPDVQAGIGAKLQADTGIDTVVTLGAPFADAAAKAKKDAGSDAEVDTFDLNSDVAQGLKDKTYGFAVDQQPYLQGYEAIDLLWLYRYNADVLGGGRPVLTGPQIITGKDADELLAYTDRGTR, from the coding sequence GTGGCAAGGGTTCGGACCTGGGTGGGCATCGCGATGGCGGCGGTGCTCGGAGCATCGATCACGGGATGCAGCAGCACGGGCGGCAAGCGCGCCGAGGACGCCCGCAAGGCGGCGCAGGCCCAGGCGCAGGGGCAGTCCGCGGTGAACACGCCCAAGTGGACCTTCGCCATGGTCACCCACTCGGGCGATGGCGACAGCTTCTGGGACATCGTGCAGAGCGGCGCCCAGCAGGCCGCGAACAAGGACAACATCAACTTCCTGTACGCCCATGACGACCAAGCTCAGCAGCAGGCCCAGCTGGTCCAGTCGTACATCGACAAGAAGGTCGACGGCCTGGTCGTCACCCTCGCCAAGCCCGACGCGATGAAGGACGTCCTGGCCAACGCCAAGAAGGCCGGCATCCCGGTGATCACCGTGAACTCCGGCTCGGCCGAGTCCAAGGAGTTCGGCGCCCTGAGCCACATCGGCCAGGACGAGACCATCGCGGGCGAGGCGGTCGGCGACGAGCTCAACAAGCGCGGCAGGAAGAAGGCGGTCTGCGTCCTGCACGAGCAGGGCAACGTCGGCCACGAGCAGCGCTGCGCCGGCGCCAAGAAGACCTTCAAGGGCGAGCTGCAGAACCTGTACGTCGACGGCACCAACATGCCCGACGTACAGGCCGGCATCGGCGCCAAGCTCCAGGCGGACACCGGCATCGACACGGTCGTCACCCTGGGCGCCCCCTTCGCGGACGCCGCGGCCAAGGCCAAGAAGGACGCGGGCAGCGACGCGGAGGTCGACACCTTCGACCTGAACTCGGACGTCGCGCAGGGCCTCAAGGACAAGACGTACGGCTTCGCGGTCGACCAGCAGCCGTACCTCCAGGGCTACGAGGCGATCGACCTGCTGTGGCTCTACCGCTACAACGCCGACGTACTCGGCGGCGGCCGCCCGGTCCTGACCGGCCCGCAGATCATCACGGGCAAGGACGCCGACGAGCTCCTCGCCTACACGGACCGGGGGACCCGATGA
- a CDS encoding sugar ABC transporter substrate-binding protein: MRTARRATVVTACIAALALAAGCSSSGGKGSEEKPDNTSGGGEVSGPRLKIAMVTHAGKSDAFWDIVQSGAKKAAAKDNVEFLYASNDQVQEQAQLVQSYIDKKVDGIVVSLAKPDGMRAVLGKAKAAGIPVITINSGGQFSKEFGALNHIGQDESVAGEAVGSELQARGKKKALCVIHEQGNISLDERCDGIKKTFKGDVEKVNVPGTDMPQTQSQIAAKLQATEDIDAIVTLNAGIAEAAIKAKDDSGSKAEVSTFDLNEAVTEQLKSKAIAFAVDQQPYLQGYLAVDGLWLYKTNANIIGGGKQVLTGPAIVTEKDVPQLEKLTKNGTR, encoded by the coding sequence ATGCGTACAGCCCGCAGGGCAACAGTCGTCACGGCCTGCATAGCGGCGCTCGCACTCGCCGCCGGCTGCAGCAGCTCGGGCGGCAAGGGCTCCGAGGAGAAGCCGGACAACACCTCGGGCGGTGGCGAGGTCTCCGGGCCCCGGCTGAAGATCGCGATGGTCACCCACGCCGGCAAGAGCGACGCCTTCTGGGACATCGTCCAGAGCGGAGCCAAGAAGGCCGCCGCCAAGGACAACGTCGAGTTCCTGTACGCCAGCAACGACCAGGTACAGGAGCAGGCCCAACTGGTCCAGTCGTACATCGACAAGAAGGTCGACGGGATCGTCGTCTCCCTCGCCAAGCCCGACGGCATGAGGGCCGTGCTCGGCAAGGCGAAGGCCGCGGGCATCCCGGTGATCACGATCAACTCGGGCGGCCAGTTCTCCAAGGAGTTCGGCGCGCTCAACCACATCGGCCAGGACGAGTCCGTGGCCGGCGAGGCGGTCGGCAGCGAGCTGCAGGCGCGCGGCAAGAAGAAGGCGCTCTGCGTCATCCACGAGCAGGGCAACATCTCGCTCGACGAGCGCTGCGACGGCATCAAGAAGACCTTCAAGGGCGACGTCGAGAAGGTGAACGTCCCCGGCACCGACATGCCCCAGACCCAGTCCCAGATCGCGGCGAAGCTGCAGGCCACAGAGGACATCGACGCGATCGTGACCCTGAATGCGGGAATCGCCGAGGCCGCGATCAAGGCCAAGGACGACTCCGGCAGCAAGGCCGAGGTCTCCACCTTCGACCTGAACGAAGCCGTCACCGAGCAGCTGAAGTCCAAGGCGATCGCCTTCGCCGTCGACCAGCAGCCCTACCTGCAGGGCTACCTCGCCGTCGACGGTCTGTGGCTCTACAAGACCAACGCGAACATCATCGGCGGCGGCAAGCAGGTCCTCACCGGACCGGCGATCGTCACCGAGAAGGATGTGCCCCAGCTTGAGAAGCTGACCAAGAACGGCACCCGATGA
- a CDS encoding GntR family transcriptional regulator gives MPKPAADQQTADRSGPATRSLQLGVDRSSPVPLYFQLSQQLEAAIEQGHLAPGSLLGNEIELAGRLGLSRPTVRQAIQSLVDKGLLVRRRGVGTQVVHSQVKRPLELSSLYDDLEAAGQRPATRVLHNAVEPASAEVAAALGIAEGGDVHRIERLRLTHDEPMAYLRNHLPLGPFTPDSDLLAATGLYRLMRASGITLHSARQTVGARAASAEEAEGLAEEAGAPLLTMARTTFDDTGRAVEFGSHIYRASRYSFEFQLLVRP, from the coding sequence CGTGGACCGCAGCAGTCCGGTCCCGCTCTACTTCCAGCTGTCCCAGCAGCTGGAGGCCGCGATCGAGCAGGGCCACCTCGCGCCGGGCAGCCTGCTCGGCAACGAGATCGAGCTGGCCGGCCGCCTCGGCCTGTCCCGCCCGACGGTCCGCCAGGCCATCCAGTCCCTGGTCGACAAGGGTCTCCTCGTACGTCGCCGGGGCGTGGGCACCCAGGTCGTGCACAGCCAGGTCAAGCGCCCCCTGGAGCTCAGCAGCCTCTACGACGACCTGGAGGCGGCCGGCCAGCGCCCCGCCACCCGGGTGCTGCACAACGCGGTCGAGCCCGCGTCCGCCGAGGTCGCCGCCGCCCTGGGGATCGCCGAGGGCGGCGACGTACACCGCATCGAGCGGCTGCGCCTGACCCACGACGAGCCCATGGCGTATCTGCGCAACCACCTCCCGCTCGGCCCGTTCACCCCGGACAGCGACCTGCTCGCGGCGACGGGCCTGTACCGCCTCATGCGTGCCTCGGGCATCACCCTGCACAGCGCACGCCAGACCGTCGGCGCCCGCGCCGCGTCGGCCGAGGAGGCCGAGGGGCTTGCCGAGGAGGCGGGGGCGCCGCTGCTCACGATGGCGCGGACGACGTTCGACGACACCGGCCGGGCGGTCGAATTCGGGTCCCACATCTACCGCGCGTCGCGCTATTCCTTCGAGTTCCAGCTGCTCGTACGCCCGTGA